From the Polaribacter tangerinus genome, the window CGATAACATCAAATGTTGTTGAAAATAAACTCATAATTGAATAGTTCCACGTGAAACTTGTATTTTAATTAATTGAAAATCAATAATTTAATATTGATAAAGCGGCGTTTTCTTCGATAGTCATCTGCTCTTGTTCTTTAGTTGTTTTATCTTTAAAACCACAATAATGTAACACTCCATGTATCATAACACGGTGTAGCTCATTATCAAATGACACATTATACGTTGTGGCATTATCTGCTACACGATCTACAGAAATATAAATATCGCCATTAATTAAGTTTCCAAGACAATTATCGAAACTTATAATATCTGTAAGCGTATCATGGTTTAAAAATTGTACATTCAATTTATGCAGATAATCATCGTCACAAAAAATATAATTAATTTCTCCTTGCTCAAAACCGTGATTGTCGATAACTCTAGAAATCCAAGCCTGTAGAACATCCGATTTATCAATTGAAAAATCTGTTTCGTAATTAAATGTAATCATAAATCAATCGTTCTTTTGTTCAGAAAAGTAATTACGCACTTTTACTTTATAAATTTGGTGCAAAGGTAATGATTGTCTGTTTAAAATTTCAATTTCATTAA encodes:
- the ybeY gene encoding rRNA maturation RNase YbeY — protein: MITFNYETDFSIDKSDVLQAWISRVIDNHGFEQGEINYIFCDDDYLHKLNVQFLNHDTLTDIISFDNCLGNLINGDIYISVDRVADNATTYNVSFDNELHRVMIHGVLHYCGFKDKTTKEQEQMTIEENAALSILNY